Proteins encoded in a region of the Anopheles ziemanni chromosome 2, idAnoZiCoDA_A2_x.2, whole genome shotgun sequence genome:
- the LOC131282845 gene encoding rab GDP dissociation inhibitor alpha, with translation MDEEYDAIVLGTGLKECILSGMLSVSGKKVLHIDRNKYYGGESASITPLEDLFSRFGVELPEGKYGRGRDWNVDLIPKFLMANGLLVKLLIHTGVTRYLEFKSVEGSYVYKGGKISKVPVDQKEALASDLMGLFEKRRFRNFLIYVQDFVAEDPKTWKDFDPSTKDMQALYEKFGLEKSTQDFTGHALALYRDDSYLTEPAIKTINRIKLYSDSLARYGKSPYLYPMYGLGELPQGFARLSAIYGGTYMLDKPIDEIVYDADGKVVGVRSGEEVAKCKQVYCDPTYVPNKVRISGKVIRCICLLDHPIPNTKDALSTQIIIPQMQVDRKSDIYVSLISSTHQVSAKGWFIAMVSTTVETANPEAEIKPGLDLLGPIAQKFLSITDYYEPTDDGLQSQVFISQSYDATTHFETTCLDVLDIFKRGTGEDFDFSKIKQELGDEEQ, from the exons ATGGATGAGGAATACGACGCGATTGTGCTCGGTACCGGCCTGAAGGAGTGCATCCTCAGTGGAATGCTGTCCGTGTCGGGCAAGAAAGTGCTGCACATCGATCGCAATAAGTACTACGGCGGTGAGTCTGCCTCGATTACGCCCCTCGAGGACCTGTTTTCGCGATTCGGCGTCGAGCTGCCGGAGGGCAAATATGGCCGCGGTCGCGACTGGAACGTCGATCTGATTCCCAAGTTCCTGATGGCCAACGGGCTGCTGGTGAAGCTGCTGATACACACGGGTGTGACCCGTTATTTGGAGTTCAAGTCGGTCGAGGGAAGCTACGTGTACAAAGGTGGAAAGATCTCCAAAGTTCCGGTCGACCAGAAGGAAGCTCTCGCTTCCGATCTGATGG gTCTGTTCGAGAAGCGTCGTTTCCGCAACTTCCTTATCTACGTACAGGACTTCGTGGCCGAGGATCCGAAGACATGGAAAGACTTTGATCCTTCCACCAAGGACATGCAGGCTCTGTACGAGAAGTTCGGCCTCGAGAAGAGCACCCAAGATTTCACCGGCCATGCCCTGGCCCTGTACCGGGACGACTCGTATCTGACCGAACCGGCTATCAAAACGATCAATCGCATTAAGCTGTACTCGGACTCGCTGGCACGTTACGGGAAGTCGCCGTATCTGTACCCGATGTACGGATTGGGCGAACTGCCACAGGGTTTCGCCCGGCTGTCGGCCATCTACGGTGGCACGTACATGCTGGATAAGCCGATCGATGAGATTGTGTACGACGCCGACGGTAAGGTCGTTGGCGTACGCTCCGGCGAGGAGGTGGCCAAATGCAAACAGGTTTACTGCGACCCAACATACGTACCGAACAAG GTACGCATCTCAGGAAAGGTGATCCGCTGCATTTGCCTGCTGGATCATCCGATCCCCAACACGAAGGATGCACTGTCCACGCAGATTATCATTCCACAGATGCAGGTCGATCGTAAGTCGGACATCTACGTATCGCTTATCAGTTCGACGCACCAGGTGTCGGCCAAGGGCTGGTTCATTGCCATGGTTTCGACCACAGTCGAGACCGCCAATCCGGAGGCGGAGATCAAGCCCGGTCTCGATCTGCTCGGCCCGATCGCACAAAAGTTCTTGTCCATCACGGACTACTACGAACCCACCGACGACGGTCTGCAGTCGCAGGTGTTCATCTCGCAATCGTACGACGCCACCACTCACTTCGAGACGACCTGTTTGGACGTGCTGGACATTTTCAAGCGCGGCACAGGCGAGGACTTTGACTTTTCCAAAATTAAGCAGGAGCTTGGTGACGAGGAGCAGTAA